In the Thermodesulfovibrio yellowstonii DSM 11347 genome, one interval contains:
- a CDS encoding sigma-54-dependent transcriptional regulator — protein MANILYIDDEISALKAISAILRKEGYTVFTSTTAEEGMEVLKTTTIECILLDYRLPGMDGIDLLRWLKHCEMSIPTVMLTAYGTIEKAVEAMKLGAYHYLIKPVDTELLLNVIKEAIEKSKGIQKLEKIETPFPEIIGKSKTIQEIFYIMQMVAESNANVLITGESGTGKELVARAIHKNSLRKSKPFIIVDCTTIPENLLESELFGHEKGAFTGATERKTGLIELANEGTVFLDEIGELPMLLQKKLLRFLQEKEIQRIGSTQRIKVDVRVISATNKDLEKAIKEGSFREDLYWRLNVVRINLPPLRERKEDIPLLVNHFLNKFSKENNKPIPQLEPEVMNALINYYWPGNIRELANVIERAVVLSPSGLISIKHLPRRIQENTGWTIIKENTFNLLEVEKALILKALNSTGWNQTKAAEILGISRKQLRTKMKHHGFLTQSEEE, from the coding sequence ATGGCAAATATTCTATACATAGATGATGAGATAAGTGCCTTGAAAGCTATTTCAGCAATTCTTAGGAAAGAAGGATATACTGTTTTCACCTCAACTACTGCTGAAGAGGGAATGGAAGTTCTTAAAACTACCACTATTGAGTGTATTCTTCTTGACTACAGATTGCCCGGAATGGATGGAATAGATTTATTAAGATGGCTCAAACACTGTGAAATGTCAATTCCAACTGTAATGCTTACAGCCTATGGAACAATTGAAAAAGCAGTAGAAGCAATGAAACTTGGTGCTTATCATTATTTGATAAAACCAGTAGACACAGAGTTGCTTTTAAATGTGATAAAAGAAGCCATTGAAAAATCAAAGGGAATTCAAAAATTAGAAAAAATAGAAACCCCCTTTCCAGAAATAATTGGTAAAAGTAAAACAATACAGGAAATATTTTATATAATGCAGATGGTTGCAGAAAGTAACGCCAATGTACTTATTACAGGCGAATCAGGCACAGGTAAAGAACTTGTAGCAAGGGCAATACACAAAAATTCTCTTAGAAAATCTAAACCCTTTATTATAGTTGACTGTACCACAATACCTGAAAATCTACTTGAGAGTGAGCTTTTTGGACACGAAAAGGGAGCTTTTACAGGAGCTACTGAGAGAAAAACAGGACTTATTGAACTTGCCAATGAAGGCACTGTTTTTCTTGATGAGATCGGGGAATTACCAATGCTTTTACAAAAAAAACTTTTAAGATTTCTTCAGGAAAAAGAGATACAGAGAATTGGAAGCACACAAAGAATCAAAGTGGATGTAAGAGTAATCTCAGCTACAAACAAAGACCTTGAAAAAGCTATTAAGGAAGGTTCATTCAGAGAAGACCTTTACTGGAGATTGAATGTTGTGAGAATAAATCTACCTCCACTAAGAGAAAGAAAGGAAGATATTCCTTTGCTTGTGAATCATTTTCTAAATAAATTTTCAAAGGAAAACAACAAACCTATCCCTCAACTTGAGCCAGAAGTTATGAATGCTCTTATAAACTATTATTGGCCTGGAAACATAAGAGAACTGGCAAATGTCATAGAGAGAGCTGTTGTGCTCTCACCTTCAGGATTAATTTCTATAAAACATCTACCAAGAAGAATACAGGAAAACACTGGATGGACTATTATTAAAGAAAATACCTTCAATCTTCTTGAAGTTGAGAAGGCTTTGATTCTTAAAGCATTAAATTCCACAGGATGGAATCAAACAAAAGCTGCTGAAATACTTGGCATTTCAAGAAAACAACTTCGCACTAAGATGAAACATCACGGATTTCTCACACAATCTGAAGAAGAATAA
- a CDS encoding MBL fold metallo-hydrolase, translating into MKIKKFEVGPLFVNCYIIYDERTKEAVVIDPGDEPDLILDFIKEENLNLKYILCTHGHFDHIGSVKELRDETGAKVVLHEKDIEIYRNSPQIAMQFFGIEIEPQPEPDILIKNGEILNTGNIQLTVIHTSGHSPGSVCFYTDGYIFTGDTLFAGSVGRTDIIGGSMNELLNSLKKIASLPDETIVFPGHGPKTKIGIEKKTNPFYHEVI; encoded by the coding sequence ATGAAAATAAAAAAATTTGAAGTTGGACCACTATTTGTAAACTGTTACATTATATATGACGAAAGGACAAAGGAAGCAGTTGTAATTGACCCTGGCGATGAACCTGATTTAATTCTTGATTTCATAAAAGAAGAAAATCTCAATCTTAAATATATACTTTGCACACATGGACATTTTGACCACATAGGCTCAGTCAAAGAATTAAGGGATGAAACAGGCGCAAAAGTTGTTTTACATGAGAAAGACATTGAAATATATAGGAATTCTCCTCAAATAGCCATGCAATTTTTTGGCATAGAAATAGAACCTCAACCTGAACCAGATATTCTTATTAAAAATGGCGAAATATTAAATACCGGAAATATTCAGCTAACAGTAATACATACCTCCGGGCATTCTCCTGGAAGTGTATGCTTTTATACTGACGGATATATATTCACAGGAGATACGCTTTTTGCAGGCTCTGTTGGAAGGACAGACATTATTGGAGGCAGTATGAATGAACTGCTTAATTCGCTCAAAAAGATAGCTTCTTTACCTGATGAAACCATAGTTTTCCCAGGTCATGGACCTAAAACTAAAATAGGAATTGAAAAGAAAACAAATCCCTTTTATCATGAAGTTATTTAA
- a CDS encoding ATP-binding protein encodes MKILKYLKYLVTERIIKKLQRTSIGIKIFLSFLLLFLIIMISINLLILNYQKSSLKNQINTNITVLLENVSKDVIDHLVFFDPLAIDEKISIVMNNPGIDYIMLADKNGKIVGHSDKSQLGSYIKMEPSIYKRWQKSDTDGINHINLPVIVGDSYFGILRVGISEDKINAYIEQSTRNLKNYIYILSLIFFLLTVIMAFMLSKTLIKPLQRLKNKMSSIQADKLEICENPSTVFCKDIFNCEKSDCPAYGKERCWFITEAKENCKKCHNIDCKDCYVYKISCGDEIGYLIETFNEMILKLKHSLEELDRTTKEKLRLEKSSAMAEMAMTVAHEIKNPLNAIKASTSYLKANFQGEVLKEFLSIIDKETERLNELITSFLSYARPVPLKYEKGNINNALKDVIKLVETEIKEENKILQTDFDPSIPEFYFDHHQIKQAVLNLLVNATDATEKGDTIMIKTERIDGKIKITIKDSGTGIPEELMGKIFEPFFTTKTTGSGLGLACVERIIKDHEGNIKVTSKLNEGTEFTIELPIKEG; translated from the coding sequence ATGAAGATTTTAAAATACTTAAAATACTTAGTAACTGAAAGAATTATCAAAAAACTTCAAAGAACAAGCATCGGAATAAAAATATTTCTATCATTTTTACTTCTATTTTTAATCATTATGATTTCAATTAATCTGTTAATTCTTAACTATCAGAAAAGCTCTCTAAAAAATCAGATTAACACAAATATTACGGTCCTGCTTGAGAATGTTTCAAAGGATGTTATAGACCATCTTGTCTTTTTTGATCCCTTAGCTATTGATGAAAAAATCTCTATTGTTATGAACAATCCAGGAATTGATTACATAATGCTTGCTGATAAAAATGGCAAAATTGTTGGGCATAGTGATAAAAGTCAGCTTGGCAGTTATATAAAAATGGAACCGTCAATTTATAAAAGATGGCAAAAATCAGACACAGATGGAATTAATCATATAAATTTACCAGTTATTGTTGGCGATAGCTATTTTGGAATCTTAAGGGTTGGTATATCTGAAGACAAAATAAATGCTTACATTGAACAGTCCACCAGAAATTTGAAAAATTATATTTATATTTTAAGTTTAATATTTTTTCTTTTAACTGTTATTATGGCATTTATGCTTTCAAAAACACTTATAAAACCTTTGCAAAGACTTAAAAATAAAATGTCAAGTATTCAGGCAGATAAACTTGAAATATGTGAAAATCCATCAACTGTTTTTTGTAAAGATATCTTTAACTGTGAAAAAAGTGACTGCCCTGCCTATGGCAAAGAAAGATGCTGGTTTATAACTGAAGCAAAGGAAAACTGTAAAAAATGCCATAACATTGATTGCAAGGATTGTTATGTTTATAAAATTTCTTGTGGTGATGAAATCGGATATCTAATTGAAACATTCAATGAGATGATATTAAAACTTAAGCATTCACTTGAAGAACTTGATAGAACAACAAAAGAAAAACTAAGACTTGAAAAATCCTCTGCGATGGCAGAGATGGCAATGACCGTTGCCCATGAGATAAAAAATCCTCTTAATGCAATAAAGGCTTCTACCTCTTATTTAAAGGCAAATTTTCAGGGAGAGGTTTTAAAAGAGTTTCTTTCAATTATTGATAAAGAAACAGAGAGATTAAATGAATTGATAACAAGTTTTCTATCTTATGCAAGACCTGTACCCCTTAAATATGAAAAGGGAAACATCAACAATGCACTAAAAGATGTGATAAAACTCGTGGAAACAGAAATCAAAGAGGAGAATAAAATTCTTCAAACTGACTTTGACCCCTCAATACCTGAATTTTATTTTGACCATCATCAAATAAAACAAGCTGTGCTGAATCTTTTAGTAAATGCTACAGACGCCACTGAAAAGGGAGACACAATAATGATCAAAACAGAGAGAATTGATGGAAAGATAAAAATTACAATAAAGGATTCAGGAACTGGAATCCCTGAAGAACTTATGGGTAAAATATTTGAGCCCTTTTTTACCACAAAGACTACAGGTTCAGGTCTTGGACTTGCCTGTGTTGAAAGAATAATAAAGGACCATGAAGGCAATATAAAGGTTACGAGTAAACTTAATGAAGGAACCGAATTTACAATAGAGTTGCCAATTAAAGAGGGTTAA
- a CDS encoding phosphate/phosphite/phosphonate ABC transporter substrate-binding protein has protein sequence MKLFKFLLIVFLLISLSCSKSSKNENAKTSSQYSEGTSIIIGVLPEESPKVIYEKLYPLKKFLSENFKRPVLIDIARDFKDLEKKIKEDKINLIIVDPATYCELKWNMKNKIFPLIKPEGGIAETRSVFVTKQGNNIEKIFDSLGKKLALGEEKSSFSYLIPLSMLRDVDISIKDFKSVDMLQKEQRIALSILIGNHDIGAMSEITANKYLKDGLKIIRYSEPTPRFLIAYINNLKKDEVETIKNSILTRADRELLEAIGVEKFSLAEDRDFDYIRVLIKNLKGKDYIDYGSKTIKVAILPLYSPLTIYKRYDPLMRYLSEKTGYEFKLVIPKNFEEFINIVSQGKVHFSYQNPYVFSIVSKRYSIRPLAITVGEDCTTDEGICGNEKFRGLIITRKDSNIHKLTDLKGKKIMIVSPTSAGGYLSQKLYLEKKGFNLQRDFKLIDAKRQEKVIIGVYKGEADVGFIREAALSVWSNEVDISKIKILDYGDYLPNWPFAVVNNQNKELTEKVKKLITNIDNPLILKKAKIKAFKEATDEDFKILKILSN, from the coding sequence ATGAAGTTATTTAAATTCTTATTAATTGTATTTCTTTTAATCTCCTTATCTTGTAGCAAAAGTTCAAAAAATGAAAATGCAAAAACTTCATCTCAATATTCAGAAGGGACATCTATTATTATTGGTGTTTTACCTGAAGAATCTCCAAAAGTAATATATGAAAAACTTTATCCTTTGAAAAAATTCCTAAGTGAAAATTTTAAAAGACCTGTCTTAATTGATATTGCAAGAGATTTTAAAGATTTAGAAAAGAAAATAAAAGAAGACAAAATTAATTTAATCATTGTTGACCCTGCTACTTACTGTGAACTTAAATGGAATATGAAAAATAAAATATTTCCTTTGATTAAACCAGAAGGTGGTATAGCTGAAACAAGAAGTGTTTTTGTAACAAAACAAGGTAATAATATTGAAAAAATTTTTGATTCTCTTGGGAAAAAACTTGCGCTTGGTGAAGAAAAATCTTCATTTAGCTATCTTATTCCTCTGTCAATGCTTAGAGATGTTGACATTTCAATAAAAGATTTCAAATCCGTTGATATGTTACAAAAGGAACAAAGGATTGCCCTTTCCATATTAATCGGAAACCATGACATAGGAGCTATGAGCGAAATAACTGCAAACAAATATCTTAAAGACGGGCTTAAAATAATAAGATATTCTGAACCCACTCCAAGATTTTTAATAGCATACATTAATAATTTAAAAAAAGATGAAGTGGAAACTATTAAAAATAGCATCTTAACCAGAGCAGATAGAGAACTTCTTGAAGCCATAGGTGTTGAAAAATTCAGTCTGGCTGAAGATAGAGATTTTGATTATATCAGAGTACTAATTAAAAATCTCAAAGGCAAAGATTATATTGATTACGGATCAAAAACAATAAAAGTAGCCATATTACCCTTATACAGTCCTCTTACAATCTATAAAAGATATGACCCTCTAATGAGATATCTTTCTGAAAAAACGGGTTATGAGTTTAAACTTGTAATACCTAAAAATTTTGAAGAATTTATAAACATTGTTAGTCAAGGTAAAGTTCATTTTTCATATCAAAATCCCTATGTATTTTCCATCGTTTCTAAAAGGTATTCAATAAGACCTCTTGCAATAACAGTTGGCGAAGATTGCACCACAGACGAAGGTATTTGCGGTAATGAAAAATTCAGAGGTCTAATAATAACAAGAAAAGACAGCAATATACATAAACTCACTGACCTTAAAGGAAAAAAAATAATGATTGTATCTCCTACATCAGCAGGAGGATATTTGTCTCAGAAGCTTTATCTTGAGAAAAAAGGTTTTAATTTACAAAGAGATTTTAAACTTATAGATGCAAAAAGGCAGGAAAAAGTTATTATAGGGGTTTATAAAGGTGAAGCAGATGTAGGATTCATAAGAGAAGCTGCTTTAAGTGTCTGGTCCAACGAAGTAGATATCTCAAAAATAAAAATTCTTGATTACGGAGACTATCTACCAAACTGGCCATTTGCCGTTGTGAATAATCAAAATAAAGAATTAACAGAAAAGGTCAAGAAATTAATTACTAACATAGATAACCCTTTAATACTTAAAAAAGCTAAGATTAAAGCATTCAAAGAGGCAACAGATGAAGATTTTAAAATACTTAAAATACTTAGTAACTGA
- a CDS encoding methyl-accepting chemotaxis protein, translating into MNVKRLLQFINIMILLVLAGLFILSYFNEKGFQERVEKLTKKDIMLLVALNDMYAQGLQTGQATRNVFINPKDEQAKKNYQKAHQEFMKSNEAAIKLTKGEMQEQLKTIQQMWQKDHSMKMEIQQLAEQGKKDEAVKKIVEETKVWREIKDMIFKITDTHQKEFEKTNKEISEVRKRNAIIYSIVLFISLAGLSGMLYYSYKSYEKNMSSALGCFNRLEQGDLREEKTQACDLIGDIYQRITKSLRATIGKIREVVKNTNTMVASLSKETDDLEKNSREQLSRIDQMASASTEISQTIIDVAKNAAHASDSAKQANETAEKGKTAVDKAVKAMIDIANSIKAAAGTIEELGQSSQEIGEIVLTIKDIADQTNLLALNAAIEAARAGEQGRGFAVVADEVRKLAERTAKATEEIADKIRNIQSKSDASVNAMNASSSQAEGGVALANDAMRALDEIVSATEKAMDMIQRIAVATEELSATSEEIAQNMDTIRENINNTVKMIEFVRDITTKLSAETKALDESVEYFKV; encoded by the coding sequence ATGAATGTAAAAAGATTGCTTCAATTTATTAATATTATGATTTTGCTTGTTCTTGCTGGACTTTTTATTCTGTCTTATTTTAATGAGAAGGGATTTCAGGAAAGAGTTGAAAAATTAACAAAAAAGGACATAATGCTCCTTGTTGCTTTAAATGATATGTATGCCCAGGGACTTCAGACAGGTCAGGCAACAAGAAATGTTTTTATTAATCCAAAGGATGAGCAGGCAAAGAAAAACTATCAAAAGGCGCATCAGGAATTTATGAAATCAAATGAAGCAGCTATAAAATTAACAAAAGGAGAAATGCAGGAACAATTGAAAACAATCCAACAAATGTGGCAGAAAGATCACTCTATGAAAATGGAAATTCAACAATTAGCAGAACAAGGTAAAAAGGATGAGGCAGTTAAGAAGATAGTTGAAGAGACAAAGGTATGGAGAGAAATAAAGGATATGATTTTCAAAATAACAGATACTCATCAGAAAGAATTTGAAAAAACTAACAAAGAAATTTCAGAGGTAAGAAAAAGAAATGCGATAATTTATTCAATTGTTCTTTTTATTTCTCTTGCAGGCTTGAGTGGAATGCTTTATTATTCATATAAATCCTATGAAAAAAATATGTCCTCAGCTTTAGGATGTTTTAATAGACTTGAACAGGGAGACCTTAGGGAGGAAAAAACACAAGCCTGTGATTTAATTGGAGATATATATCAGAGAATTACAAAAAGTTTAAGGGCAACAATAGGTAAAATCAGAGAAGTGGTAAAAAATACCAATACCATGGTTGCCTCTCTTTCAAAAGAGACAGATGATTTAGAGAAAAACTCTCGAGAACAGTTATCGCGTATAGACCAGATGGCATCTGCCTCTACAGAGATATCGCAGACAATAATTGATGTAGCTAAAAATGCAGCTCATGCTTCTGATTCAGCAAAACAGGCAAATGAAACTGCTGAAAAAGGCAAGACTGCAGTGGATAAAGCAGTAAAGGCTATGATAGATATAGCTAACTCAATCAAAGCAGCTGCTGGCACAATTGAAGAACTTGGACAAAGTTCACAGGAAATTGGCGAGATTGTGCTTACCATAAAGGACATTGCTGATCAGACTAATCTTCTTGCTTTAAATGCAGCAATTGAAGCAGCAAGAGCAGGTGAGCAGGGAAGGGGCTTTGCGGTTGTTGCCGATGAAGTTCGCAAGCTTGCAGAACGCACTGCGAAAGCAACAGAGGAGATTGCTGACAAGATTAGAAATATTCAGTCAAAGTCAGACGCTTCTGTAAATGCAATGAATGCAAGCAGTTCTCAGGCAGAAGGAGGAGTCGCTTTAGCAAATGATGCAATGCGCGCTCTTGATGAGATTGTATCTGCTACAGAAAAGGCAATGGATATGATACAGAGAATTGCAGTTGCTACAGAAGAGTTGTCTGCAACAAGTGAGGAAATTGCACAAAATATGGATACTATAAGGGAAAACATTAATAATACAGTAAAAATGATTGAATTTGTAAGAGATATTACTACTAAATTGTCTGCAGAGACAAAAGCTCTTGATGAGAGCGTTGAATATTTTAAAGTTTGA
- a CDS encoding complex I subunit 4 family protein codes for MVGIELILIFPLLGAFLIWKIGIRKIVNLIALMSSSLSFIMALIYYLNFDRTKKGFQFLTSYEWISAWQLNFTLGFDHINSPFVLLTTFITLAIILLATKTIKDKISSFMSLLLLLSVSVNAFFMSTNFLQFFFFYEAMLIPAVLLIQRWGGENSFQASIKFLIYTFGFSIFLFLAIIATYYYGGSFSFTSLENLKISETAKLLLLFGFILAFFVKIPIVPLHGWLKDAYYEAAMPVTIFLSAVLGKMGIYGILRVIPYFNDILSVVNQWIILTCLISFVYSAFLALNSKNIKVLFAYMSLSHVGIITAGAFTGNLQGYQGVLLQSINHGILAAALFYVAELLNRETKSFDLEKFGALSKRVPALTFFTFSLIMAMGGFPGLNYFNGELLLLSGIFRENLFLGFIGVFGVALGVVYLSWFFYRVYLRKPGAELSTYVRDVISWELFFLAILLLISIYLGLNPDYVLSGVNEIVSFGGKG; via the coding sequence ATGGTAGGAATTGAATTAATACTAATATTTCCTTTGCTTGGTGCCTTTTTAATTTGGAAAATAGGTATCAGAAAAATTGTTAACTTAATTGCCCTAATGTCATCCTCGCTGTCGTTCATAATGGCTCTAATTTATTACCTTAATTTTGACAGAACAAAGAAAGGTTTTCAATTTTTAACTTCCTACGAATGGATATCTGCATGGCAACTTAATTTTACTCTTGGTTTTGACCATATAAATTCTCCCTTTGTTTTGCTTACTACCTTTATAACTTTGGCGATTATACTTTTAGCAACTAAGACAATAAAAGATAAAATTTCATCTTTTATGAGTCTTTTATTATTACTCTCTGTCTCAGTTAATGCTTTTTTCATGTCAACCAATTTCTTGCAGTTCTTTTTTTTCTATGAAGCTATGTTAATCCCGGCAGTTTTACTTATTCAGCGATGGGGTGGTGAGAATTCCTTTCAGGCTTCTATTAAATTTTTGATATATACTTTCGGTTTTAGTATATTTCTATTTCTTGCAATCATAGCTACTTACTATTACGGAGGAAGCTTCTCTTTTACATCTCTTGAAAATTTAAAAATAAGCGAGACTGCAAAACTATTGCTCCTTTTTGGTTTTATACTTGCCTTCTTTGTTAAAATTCCCATAGTTCCCCTTCATGGATGGCTAAAGGATGCCTACTATGAGGCAGCTATGCCAGTTACAATATTCTTGTCCGCAGTGCTTGGGAAAATGGGAATTTATGGAATCCTGAGGGTAATACCTTATTTTAATGATATTTTATCAGTCGTGAATCAGTGGATAATTCTTACTTGCCTTATTTCTTTTGTATACTCTGCTTTTCTTGCCTTAAACTCTAAAAACATTAAAGTTCTTTTTGCATATATGAGCCTCAGTCATGTGGGAATAATTACAGCAGGAGCTTTTACGGGTAATCTACAGGGATACCAGGGAGTTCTTCTTCAGAGTATAAATCATGGCATTCTTGCAGCAGCCCTTTTTTATGTAGCTGAACTTTTAAATAGAGAGACAAAAAGTTTTGATTTGGAAAAATTCGGAGCTCTTTCAAAAAGGGTTCCGGCTTTAACTTTTTTCACTTTTTCATTAATCATGGCAATGGGTGGATTTCCCGGACTTAATTACTTTAATGGAGAGTTATTACTCCTTAGTGGTATATTTAGGGAAAATTTATTTCTTGGTTTTATTGGTGTATTCGGTGTTGCTCTGGGAGTAGTTTATCTATCCTGGTTCTTTTATAGAGTATATCTTAGAAAGCCAGGAGCAGAGCTTTCTACCTATGTAAGGGATGTAATCTCCTGGGAATTATTTTTTTTGGCAATACTTCTACTTATATCCATCTACCTCGGATTAAATCCAGATTATGTGCTTTCTGGAGTAAATGAAATCGTAAGCTTTGGAGGTAAGGGATGA
- a CDS encoding NADH-quinone oxidoreductase subunit N, which produces MIQYKVLIPEISLLILAIISFFYGFISRNYRTTYILSFLSILTAIILSVFNFGQKEFTSELIKIDLYRQTLRILVLFIGVFIIGLSYSDLKLKSSKSVEYVFLLLLSLFGMNLMIVANDLLILYLALETFSLSLYILAGFYRKESLSIEAGMKYFILGTLSSIILLGSIVFFYAQTGSTSYETFKLLKTENLNILLGVVFLISAFAFKLSLAPFHAWAPDVYQGAPTAVTAFLSTAPKVAVFGALINIFLSINLKLNIQDLIVIISALSMLVGNVLALRQNNLKRMLAYSSIAHAGYMFMAFLLPEKELLISLIPYLIVYVFMNLSAFAFIMNIKNGESIQNYLGVGRKNPLLSFCIIVIMFSLTGVPPTAGFIVKFNLFKNLLSYGYGSLVFFALLMSIFSAFYYLRPVFYLYKDSLVIDIYNHPLNNSMALSGALLLIFLGLFPNLLLIF; this is translated from the coding sequence ATGATTCAGTACAAGGTTTTGATACCAGAAATAAGCCTGCTAATCTTAGCAATAATTTCCTTTTTTTATGGATTTATCAGTAGAAATTATAGAACAACCTATATTTTGAGTTTTTTAAGCATACTTACAGCTATAATATTATCGGTATTTAATTTTGGACAAAAGGAATTTACTTCGGAATTAATAAAAATTGACTTGTACAGACAGACCTTAAGGATTTTAGTCTTGTTTATAGGAGTTTTTATCATTGGATTATCCTACAGTGACCTTAAATTAAAAAGTAGTAAATCGGTAGAGTATGTTTTTCTGCTTCTTTTATCACTATTTGGAATGAATCTAATGATAGTTGCTAATGATCTTCTTATTCTTTATCTTGCTCTTGAGACTTTTTCCCTATCTCTTTATATTCTTGCAGGCTTTTACAGAAAGGAAAGTCTAAGTATTGAGGCTGGTATGAAATATTTTATTCTTGGAACTCTGTCTTCAATTATTCTTCTTGGTTCAATTGTTTTCTTTTATGCTCAAACAGGAAGCACATCTTATGAAACTTTTAAATTATTGAAGACAGAGAATTTAAATATCCTATTGGGTGTTGTTTTTTTAATCTCTGCATTTGCCTTTAAACTGTCTCTTGCACCTTTCCATGCATGGGCACCAGATGTATATCAAGGAGCACCCACTGCTGTAACAGCATTTTTATCAACAGCACCTAAAGTAGCAGTTTTTGGAGCTTTAATTAATATTTTTCTTTCAATTAATTTAAAACTTAACATTCAAGATTTGATAGTTATCATATCAGCTCTTTCAATGTTAGTTGGTAATGTTCTTGCTTTAAGGCAGAATAATTTAAAAAGAATGCTTGCGTATTCCTCAATTGCTCATGCTGGTTATATGTTTATGGCATTTTTACTTCCAGAGAAAGAACTTCTAATATCACTGATCCCCTATTTGATTGTATATGTTTTTATGAATCTCAGCGCTTTTGCTTTTATTATGAACATAAAAAATGGTGAAAGTATTCAGAATTATTTAGGAGTGGGAAGAAAAAATCCTCTTCTTTCTTTCTGCATTATAGTGATAATGTTTTCTCTTACAGGAGTACCTCCTACCGCAGGTTTTATTGTAAAATTTAATCTTTTTAAAAATCTTCTTTCTTATGGATACGGTTCATTAGTTTTTTTTGCATTACTAATGAGCATATTTTCCGCTTTTTACTATTTAAGACCAGTTTTTTATCTTTATAAAGATTCTTTAGTTATAGATATTTATAATCATCCTCTGAATAACAGCATGGCATTATCAGGAGCTTTATTGTTAATTTTTTTGGGACTTTTCCCAAATCTGTTATTAATTTTTTAA